The proteins below come from a single Cannabis sativa cultivar Pink pepper isolate KNU-18-1 chromosome 3, ASM2916894v1, whole genome shotgun sequence genomic window:
- the LOC133029009 gene encoding sm-like protein LSM8, producing MSGGPGLESLVDQTISVITNDGRNIVGVLKGFDQATNIILDESHERVFSTKEGVQQLVLGLYIIRGDNISIVGELDEEIDSSVDWSEKRAHPLKPVIH from the exons ATGTCTGGTGGCCCTGGACTTGAGTCTCTTGTAGATC AAACAATATCGGTTATCACAAACGATGGACGCAATATTGTG GGAGTTTTGAAAGGCTTCGACCAGGCTACAAATATCATTCTCGATGAATCTCATGAACGGGTTTTCTCCACAAAG GAAGGTGTTCAGCAACTAGTGCTGGGTTTGTATATAATCAGAGGCGACAACAT AAGTATTGTCGGAGAATTAGATGAAGAAATTGATTCATCTGTTGACTGGTCGGAAAAAAGAGCTCATCCTCTAAAGCCTGTCATTCATTGA
- the LOC133035555 gene encoding phosphoglycerate kinase 3, cytosolic, producing the protein MATKRSVGTLKESELKGKRVFVRVDLNVPLDDNLTITDDTRVRAAVPTIQYLMGYGAKVILCSHLGRPKGVTPKFSLKPLVPRLSELLGYDVKMANDSVGEEVEKLIAETPEGGVVLLENVRFYKEEEKNDPEFAKKLASLADVYVNDAFGTAHRAHASTEGVAKYLKPSVAGFLMQKELDYLVGAVANPKRPFAAIVGGSKVSSKIGVIESLLGKVNLLFLGGGMIFTFYKAQGYAVGSSLVEEDKLELATSLMEKAKAKGVTILLPTDVVIADKFSPDANSKIVPASSIPDGWMGLDIGPDSIKTFSDALDTTQTVIWNGPMGVFEFEKFAAGTEAVAKKLAELSGKGVTTIIGGGDSVAAVEKVGLADKMSHISTGGGASLELLEGKPLPGVLALDEA; encoded by the exons ATGGCCACCAAGAGGAGCGTTGGAACTCTTAAGGAGAGTGAGTTGAAGGGAAAAAGGGTTTTTGTGAGGGTTGATCTCAATGTTCCATTGGATGACAATTTGACCATCACCGATGATACTAGAGTCCGCGCTGCTGTCCCTACCATCCAGTATTTGATGGGCTATGGCGCTAAAGTCATCCTATGCAGTCACTTG GGGCGCCCAAAGGGTGTGACACCCAAGTTCAGTCTAAAGCCTCTTGTTCCAAGGCTTTCTGAGCTCTTGGGCTATGATGTTAAGATGGCAAATGACTCTGTTGGTGAGGAAGTTGAGAAGTTGATTGCCGAGACTCCAGAGGGAGGAGTTGTGCTTCTTGAGAATGTGAGGTTCTacaaggaagaagagaagaatgatCCCGAGTTCGCCAAGAAGCTAGCTTCTCTTGCAGATGTCTATGTGAATGACGCATTCGGTACTGCCCACAGGGCTCATGCTTCCACCGAGGGCGTTGCCAAGTACTTAAAGCCTTCTGTTGCTGGATTCCTTATGCAGAAG GAACTTGATTATCTTGTTGGAGCTGTGGCCAATCCTAAGAGGCCATTTGCTGCCATTGTTGGGGGTTCAAAGGTGTCATCAAAGATTGGAGTAATAGAATCCTTGTTGGGCAAAGTAAACCTTCTCTTCTTGGGTGGAGGTATGATCTTTACCTTTTACAAAGCCCAGGGTTATGCGGTTGGATCATCACTAGTAGAGGAAGACAAGTTGGAGCTGGCTACTTCACTTATGGAAAAGGCCAAGGCGAAAGGTGTTACGATTCTTCTCCCAACAGACGTGGTCATCGCTGACAAGTTCTCTCCAGATGCTAACAGCAAG ATTGTGCCAGCATCGAGCATTCCCGACGGCTGGATGGGATTAGACATTGGCCCAGACTCCATCAAAACATTCAGTGACGCTCTTGACACCACTCAAACTGTTATCTGGAACGGTCCCATGGGAGTTTTTGAGTTCGAAAAGTTTGCTGCCGGAACTGAG GCCGTAGCCAAGAAGCTAGCCGAGCTCAGTGGCAAGGGAGTGACAACTATCATTGGAGGAGGTGATTCGGTTGCAGCAGTGGAGAAGGTTGGACTTGCAGACAAGATGAGCCACATCTCAACCGGAGGCGGTGCCAGTTTAGAGCTTCTTGAAGGGAAGCCACTCCCCGGAGTTCTTGCCCTTGACGAGGCTTAG
- the LOC133035556 gene encoding phosphoglycerate kinase 3, cytosolic-like, with the protein MASAATPTTGFSLLRQSTTTSRTRSSLLQLSPSSLRLRPTTLPRLGFTAADPLFSHAVASTLRSFGSANGGGTPVRGVVSMAKKSVGDLGAADLKGKKVFLRADLNVPLDDNQNITDDTRIRAAIPTIKYLTQNGAKVILSSHLGRPKGVTPKFSLAPLVPRLSELLGIQVVKADDSIGPEVEKLVASLPDGGVLLLENVRFYKEEEKNDPEHAKKLASLADIYVNDAFGTAHRAHASTEGVTKYLKPSVAGFLLQKELDYLVGAVSNPKRPFAAIVGGSKVSSKIGVIESLLEKVDILLLGGGMIFTFYKAQGLAVGSSLVEEDKLDLATSLIEKAKAKGVSLLLPSDVVIADKFAPDANSKIVPSSAIPDGWMGLDIGPDSIKTFNEALDTTQTIIWNGPMGVFEFDKFAAGTESVAKKLAELSGKGVTTIIGGGDSVAAVEKVGVASVMSHISTGGGASLELLEGKELPGVLALDEATPVAV; encoded by the exons ATGGCTTCTGCAGCTACACCCACCACCGGCTTCTCCCTCCTCCGCCAATCCACCACCACTTCCCGCACTCGTTCTTCTCTCCTTCAACTCTCACCCTCTTCCCTCCGTCTCCGCCCCACCACACTCCCTCGCCTCGGCTTCACAGCAGCCGACCCTCTTTTCTCCCACGCCGTCGCCTCCACGCTCCGCTCTTTCGGCTCCGCCAATGGTGGTGGGACTCCGGTCAGGGGAGTTGTCTCCATGGCCAAGAAGAGCGTTGGGGATTTGGGTGCTGCTGACTTGAAAGGAAAGAAGGTCTTTTTAAGAGCTGACTTGAATGTGCCTTTGGATGATAACCAGAACATTACTGATGATACTAGGATTCGTGCTGCCATTCCCACTATCAAGTATTTGACTCAGAATGGAGCTAAAGTCATTCTCTCCAGCCATTTG GGACGACCAAAAGGTGTGACACCAAAGTTCAGCTTGGCTCCTCTTGTTCCTCGTCTTTCTGAACTCCTTGGCATTCAG GTTGTGAAAGCTGATGACTCCATTGGCCCTGAAGTAGAGAAGTTGGTGGCTTCACTTCCTGATGGTGGTGTTTTGCTTCTTGAAAATGTGAGGTTTTACAAGGAGGAAGAGAAGAATGATCCCGAACATGCTAAGAAGCTCGCATCATTGGCAGATATTTATGTCAACGATGCCTTTGGAACTGCTCACAGAGCTCATGCCTCAACTGAGGGTGTTACAAAATACTTGAAGCCATCTGTTGCCGGTTTTCTCTTACAGAAG GAACTTGACTATCTTGTTGGGGCAGTATCAAACCCGAAAAGGCCTTTCGCTGCCATTGTTGGTGGTTCTAAGGTCTCGTCAAAGATCGGTGTTATTGAGTCACTACTAGAGAAGGTTGACATCCTACTTCTCGGTGGAGGAATGATCTTTACATTTTACAAGGCACAAGGCCTTGCAGTAGGTTCTTCTTTGGTTGAGGAAGACAAACTAGATTTGGCGACATCACTCATTGAGAAGGCGAAAGCCAAAGGCGTTTCTCTTTTGTTACCCTCTGATGTGGTGATTGCAGACAAGTTCGCCCCCGATGCAAACAGCAAG ATTGTACCTTCATCTGCCATTCCCGACGGGTGGATGGGATTAGATATTGGTCCAGACTCCATCAAGACATTCAATGAGGCACTTGACACTACTCAAACCATCATTTGGAATGGACCTATGGGTGTTTTCGAATTCGACAAGTTTGCTGCTGGAACTGAG TCTGTTGCAAAGAAGCTAGCAGAGCTTAGTGGAAAGGGAGTAACTACAATTATTGGAGGAGGAGACTCAGTTGCGGCCGTAGAGAAAGTAGGAGTTGCCAGCGTGATGAGCCACATTTCAACCGGTGGGGGTGCCAGTTTGGAGTTGTTGGAAGGGAAAGAACTCCCCGGAGTGCTTGCTCTCGATGAGGCCACACCAGTAGCTGTGTGA